A part of Ignavibacteriales bacterium genomic DNA contains:
- a CDS encoding lamin tail domain-containing protein yields MKKICLLLVSFLLVNLAFAQVATHVVVAEVFGGGGNAGAPYLNDYIILYNPTGASVNLSGMSVQFASATGGTYSVTNLTGSIPAGSYYMIQEAAGSFGDGVPLPFHPDVTGSFFISPLGGKVAFVSNTTAITGLADPDVIDFVGYGTANESEGGSPAPAGSDVTSIRRKDNSGNNTYGSNGSGWDSGVNANDFFVQGSLNLIPNYPLASTSFANHLVIAEVYGSGGLSGAAYMNDYVVLYNPSNSGQDISTWSLQYANATNTTWSVLNLNGTVAPHTYYLIQLFSSGGVGNPLPTPNLIGATNIRQNRGKLAIVRTQTGLTGANPVTTSTDIVDFVGWGLTTNGYEGSGAATAAVGNQSSIRRKDNNGNNTYGLTNGSGWDANNNVSDVYTEPNIIANPPLNSNFLANQVVIAEIYGGGGNPGATYLNDYIVFYNPTALPVDLSTWSLQYHTATLTTGSWSKVNLTQTIGAQSYYLVRFASAGPNGIPLPIFPNDSTTIIGLGNSSGKVALVNNQTALVGDFALPNASVIDFVGYGTTATMFEGFGPAAGPANATSSIRRKDNNGNNTYGVVDGSGWDSDNNNSDFYFGTDLITVPPLPVELTSFSAVIISNAVHLNWETATEVNNYGFEVQKLQSELSNAEWESLGFIEGYGNSNSPKQYSFVDNAINGAQKFSYRLKQIDNDGAFEYSKIIEVDVTAPIEFSLSQNYPNPFNPSTTIKYSIPAKQFVSLKVFNILGKEVAELVNSEQAEGFYNVSFDASGLSSGVYFYKLQTGSFTATHKMLLIK; encoded by the coding sequence ATGAAAAAAATATGTTTACTACTCGTTTCATTTCTGCTCGTAAACCTGGCTTTTGCTCAAGTGGCAACACACGTTGTTGTTGCTGAAGTTTTTGGAGGGGGTGGAAATGCCGGCGCTCCATATTTAAATGACTATATTATTCTCTACAACCCTACTGGCGCAAGTGTAAATCTTTCTGGTATGTCTGTTCAGTTTGCTTCAGCTACTGGCGGTACTTATTCGGTTACGAACCTGACAGGCAGTATTCCTGCCGGTTCATATTATATGATTCAGGAAGCAGCCGGTAGTTTTGGTGATGGAGTTCCGTTACCTTTTCATCCTGACGTTACCGGTTCATTTTTTATTTCCCCTTTGGGTGGAAAGGTTGCCTTTGTAAGCAACACTACTGCAATAACAGGTCTCGCTGATCCCGATGTAATTGACTTTGTCGGCTATGGCACCGCTAACGAATCAGAAGGCGGCAGCCCTGCACCAGCCGGATCTGATGTTACGAGTATTCGAAGAAAAGATAATTCCGGAAATAATACCTATGGCAGTAATGGCAGTGGGTGGGATTCTGGTGTTAATGCAAATGATTTTTTTGTTCAGGGCAGTTTAAACCTGATTCCCAACTATCCTTTAGCTTCTACTTCCTTTGCTAACCATTTGGTTATTGCCGAAGTTTATGGTTCCGGTGGGTTATCTGGCGCTGCTTACATGAATGACTATGTGGTACTTTATAATCCTTCAAACTCTGGACAGGACATTTCCACATGGTCTCTTCAATATGCCAATGCTACCAATACAACGTGGAGTGTGCTAAATCTAAACGGCACTGTTGCTCCGCATACCTATTATCTTATTCAGTTATTTTCAAGCGGCGGTGTTGGAAATCCCCTGCCCACTCCAAACTTAATTGGGGCTACGAATATCCGACAAAACAGAGGAAAACTTGCAATTGTCAGAACTCAAACCGGATTAACAGGCGCCAATCCTGTAACAACCAGTACTGATATCGTGGATTTTGTAGGATGGGGTTTGACAACTAATGGTTATGAAGGTTCCGGAGCTGCAACAGCCGCTGTTGGAAATCAAAGTAGTATAAGACGAAAAGATAACAACGGGAATAATACTTACGGTTTAACTAATGGAAGCGGCTGGGATGCAAACAATAATGTAAGCGATGTTTATACTGAACCAAATATTATTGCTAACCCGCCCCTTAATAGTAACTTCTTAGCCAATCAAGTTGTAATTGCAGAAATTTACGGCGGCGGCGGTAACCCTGGGGCTACTTATCTTAATGATTATATTGTTTTTTACAACCCGACTGCATTGCCCGTTGATTTATCTACATGGTCTCTGCAATATCACACCGCTACTCTTACAACTGGCAGTTGGTCCAAAGTTAATCTTACCCAGACTATCGGAGCTCAGTCATACTATTTGGTTAGGTTTGCTTCTGCCGGACCAAATGGAATTCCACTTCCGATTTTCCCGAATGACTCAACCACAATTATTGGTTTGGGAAACAGCAGCGGCAAAGTTGCACTTGTAAATAATCAAACCGCTTTAGTAGGTGACTTTGCTTTACCAAATGCAAGTGTTATTGATTTTGTTGGCTACGGTACCACTGCAACAATGTTTGAAGGATTTGGTCCTGCTGCCGGACCTGCTAACGCTACTTCGAGTATCCGAAGAAAAGATAATAACGGCAATAATACTTATGGCGTAGTTGACGGCAGTGGTTGGGATTCCGACAATAACAACTCTGATTTTTATTTTGGAACTGATTTAATTACTGTTCCACCTCTACCTGTCGAACTGACTTCCTTCTCTGCGGTTATTATCAGCAATGCAGTTCACCTTAATTGGGAGACTGCTACCGAAGTAAATAACTACGGATTTGAAGTTCAGAAACTGCAATCAGAATTAAGCAATGCTGAATGGGAAAGTCTTGGGTTTATAGAAGGCTACGGCAACAGCAATTCACCAAAGCAGTATTCTTTTGTTGATAATGCAATAAACGGCGCACAAAAGTTTTCTTATAGATTAAAACAAATTGATAACGACGGCGCTTTTGAATATTCAAAAATTATTGAGGTGGATGTAACTGCTCCTATTGAATTTTCTTTAAGCCAGAATTATCCTAATCCTTTTAACCCCTCCACTACTATAAAATATTCCATACCGGCAAAACAGTTTGTTAGCCTTAAGGTATTTAATATTTTAGGTAAAGAAGTGGCGGAACTTGTTAACAGCGAGCAGGCAGAAGGATTTTATAATGTTTCTTTTGATGCAAGCGGACTTAGCAGCGGTGTTTATTTTTATAAACTGCAAACCGGCAGCTTTACTGCTACACATAAAATGCTTTTGATTAAATAA
- a CDS encoding TIGR01777 family protein: MSKTIIITGATGLIGKKLTKALHDRNDKVIIFSRDIRKAKSLFPNIKEFIEWDYHKPEKWKSKLENVDTVVHLAGVNLFSKRWNDEFKKSIIESRQVSTKNLVDAIKSCSKKPNVFISASGIGYYGDCGDNVLAEDYPNGKDFLAEVCKIWESESAKVETANVRSVQIRTGLVLSPEDGALKQMLPSFKFFIGGPLGNGKQWASWLHIDDIVGIYLHAIDNKNLSGAVNAASPNPVRMKEFAKRLGDVLKRPSLFPVPKLVLKLVVGEASEVVTASQRVIPDKLLNSGYQFKFTNLEDAMRDLLK; the protein is encoded by the coding sequence ATGAGCAAAACAATAATTATAACAGGCGCCACAGGCTTAATTGGTAAAAAACTTACTAAGGCATTGCATGATAGAAATGATAAAGTAATTATCTTTAGCAGAGATATTAGAAAGGCTAAATCTCTTTTCCCTAACATAAAGGAATTTATTGAATGGGATTATCATAAACCTGAGAAATGGAAATCTAAACTTGAAAACGTTGATACTGTTGTTCATCTTGCTGGAGTAAATTTATTTTCAAAAAGATGGAATGACGAATTTAAAAAATCTATAATCGAATCTCGCCAGGTAAGTACAAAAAACCTTGTTGATGCTATAAAATCCTGTAGTAAAAAACCTAATGTCTTTATTTCTGCTTCCGGCATTGGATATTATGGAGATTGTGGGGATAATGTCTTAGCTGAAGATTATCCAAATGGAAAAGATTTTCTTGCAGAAGTTTGTAAAATATGGGAAAGTGAATCAGCTAAAGTTGAAACGGCAAATGTAAGAAGTGTACAAATCAGAACTGGATTAGTTTTAAGTCCAGAAGATGGGGCATTAAAACAAATGCTTCCTTCATTTAAGTTTTTTATTGGTGGTCCACTCGGTAATGGCAAACAATGGGCATCCTGGCTGCATATTGATGATATTGTTGGGATATATTTACACGCAATAGATAATAAAAATCTATCAGGTGCTGTTAATGCTGCATCTCCCAATCCAGTTAGGATGAAAGAGTTTGCTAAAAGATTAGGGGATGTTTTAAAACGCCCTTCACTATTTCCTGTTCCCAAACTTGTTTTGAAGTTAGTTGTTGGAGAAGCATCTGAAGTAGTAACTGCAAGCCAAAGAGTAATTCCAGATAAACTATTAAACAGTGGTTATCAATTTAAGTTTACAAATTTGGAAGATGCAATGAGAGACTTGCTAAAATAA
- a CDS encoding adenosylhomocysteinase has translation MSVTLDKKIDLTLPYKVKDIKLAEWGRKEIELAEVEMPGLMALREEFKGKNPLKGARIAGCLHMTIQTAVLIETLVELGADVRWSSCNIFSTQDHAAAAIAAAGVPVFAWKGMNEEEFNWCIEQTLFFGDETKPLNMILDDGGDLTNMVLDVYPELAKGIKGLSEETTTGVHRLYERMEKGTLPIPAINVNDSVTKSKFDNKYGCRESLVDAIRRATDLMLAGKVAVVAGFGDVGKGSAESLKNAHVRVIVTEIDPICALQAAMEGYEVKKMDDAVKEADIVVTCTGNMNIVTDRHFKSLKDKTVVCNIGHFDTEIDMAWLNKNYGKTKITIKPQVDKYTIDGKDIIVLAEGRLVNLGCATGHPSFVMSNSFTNQTLAQLELWNHPERYENKVYTLPKHLDEKVARLHLKKIGVELDSLTPEQAKYIGVTVEGPFKPDYYRY, from the coding sequence ATGAGTGTAACACTCGATAAAAAAATTGACTTAACACTTCCGTATAAAGTTAAAGATATTAAATTAGCTGAATGGGGAAGAAAAGAAATTGAATTAGCAGAAGTCGAAATGCCTGGTTTGATGGCATTGAGAGAAGAGTTCAAAGGAAAGAACCCACTTAAAGGCGCTCGTATTGCTGGTTGCCTTCACATGACAATCCAAACTGCTGTGTTGATTGAAACTTTAGTTGAGCTTGGTGCAGATGTGAGATGGTCTTCCTGTAATATTTTTTCCACACAAGATCATGCTGCTGCAGCAATTGCCGCTGCTGGCGTTCCAGTTTTTGCATGGAAGGGTATGAATGAAGAAGAATTTAATTGGTGCATTGAACAGACTTTATTTTTTGGTGATGAAACAAAACCATTAAATATGATTCTTGATGACGGCGGCGATTTAACAAATATGGTTTTGGATGTTTATCCTGAATTAGCAAAAGGTATAAAAGGATTATCTGAAGAAACCACAACAGGTGTTCATCGTTTATATGAAAGAATGGAAAAAGGAACCCTTCCGATTCCTGCAATTAACGTAAATGATTCAGTTACAAAATCTAAATTTGATAATAAATATGGATGCAGAGAATCATTAGTTGATGCAATCCGCAGAGCAACAGATCTTATGCTTGCTGGTAAAGTTGCTGTAGTTGCTGGATTTGGTGATGTTGGAAAAGGTTCAGCGGAATCATTAAAAAATGCACACGTTCGAGTTATCGTAACAGAGATTGATCCAATCTGTGCATTGCAAGCTGCGATGGAAGGTTATGAAGTAAAGAAAATGGATGATGCAGTTAAAGAAGCTGATATTGTGGTTACGTGCACAGGAAATATGAATATAGTAACTGACAGACATTTTAAATCTTTAAAAGATAAAACAGTTGTTTGTAACATCGGACATTTTGATACTGAAATTGATATGGCTTGGTTAAACAAAAATTACGGTAAAACGAAAATCACAATAAAACCGCAGGTTGATAAATACACAATTGATGGAAAAGATATAATTGTGCTTGCAGAAGGAAGATTGGTTAATCTTGGTTGTGCAACCGGTCATCCATCATTTGTAATGTCAAACTCATTTACAAATCAAACACTTGCTCAGTTAGAACTTTGGAATCATCCGGAAAGATATGAAAACAAAGTTTATACTTTGCCCAAACATCTTGATGAAAAAGTAGCAAGATTACATTTAAAGAAAATTGGTGTTGAGCTTGATTCTCTTACTCCAGAACAAGCTAAGTATATTGGTGTAACTGTAGAAGGACCATTTAAACCTGATTACTATAGATATTAA
- a CDS encoding methionine adenosyltransferase, protein MSFFFTSESVSEGHPDKVSDAISDGILDAIYAKDPEARVACETFVTTGLVLVGGEITTKTYIDVPAVVRETVKRIGYTKADYKFDSESCSVLNAIHSQSPDIAMGVDTGGAGDQGIMFGYACDQTPELMPMPIMFAHKLVKKLADIRKKNPKLMPYLRPDAKSQVTIEYDDNGKPLRVDAVVISTQHDGDAKQSKIKTDVIQNVIKKVIPSKYLDSKTKYFVNPTGRFEIGGPHGDSGLTGRKIIVDTYGGWAPHGGGAFSGKDPSKVDRSATYAARHIAKNVVAAKLAKECLVQVSYAIGVAEPISVFVDTKGTGVISDSEISKMIQKEVDLTPKGIISRLKLRRPIYQATSAYGHFGRSEKEFTWEALDLVSVFKKYAKK, encoded by the coding sequence ATGTCATTTTTCTTCACATCAGAATCAGTTTCTGAAGGTCATCCGGATAAAGTTAGTGATGCGATATCCGATGGAATATTAGATGCAATTTATGCAAAGGATCCGGAAGCCAGAGTTGCTTGCGAAACATTTGTTACAACAGGATTAGTTTTAGTCGGTGGTGAAATTACAACAAAAACTTACATTGATGTTCCTGCCGTAGTAAGAGAAACCGTAAAAAGGATTGGATATACTAAAGCTGATTATAAATTTGATTCGGAATCCTGCTCAGTGTTAAATGCAATTCATTCACAATCACCGGATATTGCGATGGGCGTTGATACCGGCGGTGCAGGCGATCAGGGAATTATGTTTGGTTATGCATGCGATCAAACACCGGAGCTAATGCCGATGCCTATTATGTTTGCTCATAAACTTGTAAAAAAACTTGCTGATATCAGAAAGAAAAATCCAAAATTAATGCCTTATCTTCGTCCCGATGCAAAATCACAGGTTACAATTGAATACGATGACAACGGAAAACCATTAAGAGTTGATGCTGTTGTTATTTCTACTCAGCATGATGGAGATGCAAAGCAAAGTAAAATTAAAACTGATGTAATTCAAAATGTTATTAAAAAAGTTATCCCATCAAAATATCTTGATAGCAAAACAAAATATTTTGTCAATCCAACAGGTAGATTTGAAATTGGCGGACCACACGGAGACAGCGGTTTAACGGGCAGAAAAATTATTGTTGATACTTACGGTGGTTGGGCGCCACACGGCGGCGGCGCATTTTCTGGTAAAGATCCAAGTAAAGTGGATAGAAGTGCAACTTACGCTGCAAGACATATTGCAAAAAATGTTGTTGCTGCTAAACTTGCTAAAGAATGTTTGGTTCAGGTTTCTTATGCTATCGGCGTAGCAGAACCAATTTCTGTTTTTGTTGATACAAAAGGAACTGGAGTAATTTCTGATTCTGAAATTTCTAAGATGATCCAGAAAGAGGTGGATCTTACTCCCAAAGGAATTATTTCACGATTAAAATTAAGAAGACCAATTTATCAAGCAACATCTGCTTATGGTCATTTTGGTAGAAGTGAAAAAGAATTTACCTGGGAAGCTCTTGATCTTGTTTCTGTGTTTAAGAAGTATGCAAAAAAATAA